From Scatophagus argus isolate fScaArg1 chromosome 2, fScaArg1.pri, whole genome shotgun sequence, a single genomic window includes:
- the LOC124070377 gene encoding LOW QUALITY PROTEIN: lysozyme g-like (The sequence of the model RefSeq protein was modified relative to this genomic sequence to represent the inferred CDS: deleted 2 bases in 2 codons; substituted 2 bases at 2 genomic stop codons) yields MERYKSKINHVGHKYGIDTVFIAAITSRESRAGAALGKGKRDYGNTXVLMQADVNPNRGGHTTTRGDLDSEEHRCQGTEILVIVIKRIHEKFPGWTKEQKLKGLLEDQHASAVFAXCCSHWLFASAGGMAAFNVGDGNVHSYEDMDTYTTSGDYSSDIVAKAHFLNVLRKIMTYENKWPLIH; encoded by the exons ATGGAAAGATACAAGTCTAAAATCAACCACGTGGGACATAAATATGGAATCGATACAGTTTTCATTGCTGCCATTACCTCCAGAGAGTCCAGAGCTGGAGCTGCATTAGGTAAAGGCAAGAGAGACTATGGCAACACCTGAGTGCTGATGCAG GCTGATGTTAATCCAAACAGAGGTGGACATACTACTACT CGAGGTGACTTGGACAGTGAGGAACACCGCTGCCAAGGTACTGAGATCTTGGTT ATTGTTATCAAACGGATCCATGAAAAATTCCCTGGCTGGACCAAAGAGCAGAAGCTGAAAGGTCTGTTGGAAGATCAACATGCATCAGCTGTCTTTGCTTAGTGTTGTTCTCACTGGTTATTTGCCTCTGCAGGAGGGATGGCGGCCTTCAATGTGGGGGATGGAAATGTCCATTCCTATGAAGACATGGATACCTACACAACCAGTGGAGACTACTCCAGTGATATTGTTGCCAAAGCTCACTTTTTGAACgttttaagaaaaataatgacctatgaaaataaatggcctttaattcattaa
- the LOC124070364 gene encoding zinc finger protein Gfi-1b-like: MPRSFLVKRGGLHYLRPTARSPSPGSTPVTFSQLGKQTGSWDTPLEFSTAETAHISTVPITLLQQDLQAATNSNGSGHLQPVSSRSYDCRPAEPCRPVNSSTFSPVEKVETPPPTPAVWSISHVSSGYSDKLSVELEDLTQHPQILRETRSRGSSKISASKQECPLCSKVFSCLSSLKTHISKSHGSRTPLSPAHIKSSRRDRPTEQSLFRGRERTFGCTVCGKIFKRSSTLSTHLLIHSDTRPYPCQYCGKRFHQKSDMKKHTFIHTGEKPHVCQICGKAFSQSSNLITHSRKHRDVRPYRCSRCLYGFQHKVDLRQHQEHHCTYR, from the exons ATGCCTCGATCTTTCTTGGTGAAACGAGGAGGGCTGCACTACCTTCGGCCCACAGCCAGAAGCCCCAGCCCTGGATCGACACCGGTAACGTTTAGCCAGCTCGGGAAACAGACAGGGTCCTGGGATACTCCCCTGGAGTTCTCCACAGCGGAAACAGCACATATTAGCACAGTACCCATCACATTATTGCAGCAGGACCTTCAGGCTGCCACCAACTCTAATGGAAGTGGACACCTTCAGCCAGTCAGTTCCAGATCTTATG actgtaGACCTGCAGAGCCATGCAGGCCTGTCAACTCAAGCACTTTTAGCCCGGTGGAGAAAGTAGAGACTCCCCCTCCCACACCAGCGGTATGGTCCATTTCTCATGTGAGCTCAGGATATTCAGACAAACTGTCTGTTGAACTGGAAGACTTGACTCAGCACCCTCAGATCCTCAGAGAGACCAGGAGCCGTGGCAGCTCGAAGATCAGTGCTTCGAAGCAAGAGTGTCCACTCTGTAGCAAA gtattttcatgtctgtcaAGTTTGAAGACTCACATATCCAAGAGTCATGGAAGCAGAACACCTCTGTCACCAGCACACATCAAGTCCAGCAGGAGAGACAGGCCCACTGAGCAGTCACTATTCAGGGGCAGG GAGAGGACTTTCGGCTGTACGGTGTGTGGAAAAATATTCAAGcgctcctccaccctctccactCATCTGCTCATACATTCAGACACCCGGCCATACCCCTGCCAGTACTGTGGCAAAAGATTTCACCAGAAGTCTGACATGAAGAAACATACCTTCATACACACAG gCGAGAAGCCCCATGTGTGTCAGATATGTGGGAAGGCATTCAGTCAGAGCTCCAACCTCATCACCCACAGCCGCAAACACAGGGACGTCCGGCCCTACCGCTGTTCTCGCTGCCTCTATGGCTTCCAGCACAAAGTGGACCTGAGACAACACCAGGAGCACCACTGCACTTACCGCTGA